CTGACGGCGCGTCGCCGTGAAATGCCCGAGTTCGTGGCCTCCGGTCTGGATCCTACGGTCCTTGCGGTGGCTGGAGTTGATCAGGATGCATGCGCCCACCACATCGTCGTATGCAAACAGTCCTGAGACCTTGGGATCGAGCTTGCGGCTATAGACCCTCACTCCGAGCTGAAGCTCCATGAGTGCGAACAGATTCTGCACCGGCCCCTCGCCGAGCCCAAGCCAGTTCCGAAAATTCTGCGCGTCGTGTTCTGCTTGGGTACGCACGTCTCCGGGCAGGATCGACTTTTCCGGCGGATAGTTATGCGTCCGTTGGACGCCCAGGATGTTTTCGAGTTCAACCTCGGCCCGAACGAGATCATTTAACATCCGTGCAGCCTGCTCGATACTGGCGTCGCCAGTCTCCGAAAGCGAGCGGAAGCGCGGAACAAGATCCACATGGACGGACTCGCGCCGCAGCAGCGAATTGACCGACACATTGTAGTAGCGACTTAGTGCTTGTAGCTCATCGATGCGTGCACTGCGCTGACCTTTCTCGATAGCGACGAGGGTCGTGCGCGCGATGCCTGCTGCCTTTGCGCCGGCATCCTGGGTCACGTTCGCGGTCTCTCTCGCGACTTTCAATCTCTCGCCCAGCTCCGCCGGGCTTAGCTCGTGAGTTAGTTT
This is a stretch of genomic DNA from Nitrospira sp.. It encodes these proteins:
- a CDS encoding XRE family transcriptional regulator, giving the protein MTKLTHELSPAELGERLKVARETANVTQDAGAKAAGIARTTLVAIEKGQRSARIDELQALSRYYNVSVNSLLRRESVHVDLVPRFRSLSETGDASIEQAARMLNDLVRAEVELENILGVQRTHNYPPEKSILPGDVRTQAEHDAQNFRNWLGLGEGPVQNLFALMELQLGVRVYSRKLDPKVSGLFAYDDVVGACILINSSHRKDRRIQTGGHELGHFTATRRQPEVYQDEKYENSREERYANAFGRAFLTPARAVMEKFKELTTGSSHLTRRHIILLAHFFSVSRQAMVMRLENLGLTKKGTWDWFKDNGGITDEQARQVLGSAAYDTSSIDTAQSSRLFLLAIDAWKKDLISEGQMSEMLKLGRAQVRELLDEAEAEEDEADDLFKLPH